A stretch of Paenibacillus mucilaginosus 3016 DNA encodes these proteins:
- a CDS encoding ABC transporter substrate-binding protein, with protein sequence MRQKKAKMISVLSVTALFAGVLAGCGGAAEKEETAGGSTPQGEGKTVTISLLTDNTQDAVNQAKGVIEAFEAKYPNIQVEHETRPGGGEGDNLVKTRLATGDMTDVFWYNAGSLMQALNPEQNLVDLTNEPFMKNVVDSFKPTVMFKDKLYAGPLGSTMGGGWLYNKKVYSQLGLSVPKTWAELMANNEKIKAAGITPVIGSFKDDWTTQIVVLADYYNVQAQTPKFADDYTANKAKFADTPAALRSFEKLEEIGKKGYFNKDFLATTYDAGLKMIAEGKGAHYPMLTFAIPAIEQNYPDQIGDIGFFAQPGDSPDVNGLTVWVSNGAYIYKKSEHIEEAKKFVEFTSSIEGIEALTKMSKPSGPLLVKEAKLPDNVPQVVKDMMPYFDTNKTAPALEFVSPIKGPSLAQITTEVGAGFKPAKEGAQLYDKDVEKQAKQLGLQGW encoded by the coding sequence ATGAGACAGAAGAAAGCGAAAATGATATCGGTACTGTCGGTGACGGCGTTGTTCGCAGGGGTGCTGGCAGGCTGCGGCGGCGCGGCGGAGAAGGAAGAAACGGCTGGAGGAAGCACACCGCAGGGAGAGGGCAAGACGGTCACGATTTCTCTGCTGACCGACAATACGCAGGATGCGGTGAACCAGGCCAAAGGCGTGATCGAGGCCTTCGAAGCCAAATATCCGAACATCCAGGTCGAGCATGAGACGCGTCCGGGCGGGGGCGAGGGCGACAACCTCGTGAAGACGAGGCTGGCTACCGGCGACATGACCGACGTGTTCTGGTACAATGCCGGGTCACTGATGCAAGCGCTTAACCCCGAGCAGAACCTCGTCGACCTGACGAATGAGCCGTTCATGAAGAACGTCGTGGATTCTTTCAAACCGACGGTGATGTTCAAAGACAAGCTGTATGCAGGCCCGCTCGGCTCGACGATGGGCGGGGGCTGGCTGTATAACAAGAAGGTCTACTCGCAGCTGGGGCTGAGCGTACCGAAGACGTGGGCGGAGCTCATGGCGAACAATGAGAAAATCAAGGCTGCGGGGATCACGCCCGTGATCGGCTCCTTCAAGGATGACTGGACCACCCAGATCGTCGTCCTGGCCGACTACTACAATGTTCAGGCGCAGACGCCGAAGTTCGCCGACGACTATACGGCCAACAAGGCGAAGTTCGCGGATACGCCGGCGGCGCTCCGCAGCTTCGAGAAGCTGGAGGAGATCGGGAAGAAGGGCTACTTCAACAAGGACTTCCTGGCAACGACCTACGATGCCGGCCTGAAGATGATCGCCGAAGGCAAGGGCGCCCACTATCCGATGCTGACCTTTGCGATTCCGGCGATCGAGCAGAACTACCCGGACCAGATCGGCGATATCGGCTTCTTCGCCCAGCCGGGCGACAGCCCGGACGTGAACGGCCTGACGGTATGGGTATCGAACGGCGCTTATATTTACAAGAAGAGCGAGCATATTGAGGAAGCCAAAAAATTCGTCGAGTTCACCTCCTCCATCGAGGGCATCGAAGCGCTGACGAAGATGTCGAAGCCGTCAGGCCCGCTGCTCGTCAAGGAGGCGAAGCTGCCGGACAACGTGCCGCAGGTGGTCAAGGATATGATGCCTTACTTTGACACGAACAAAACGGCGCCGGCGCTGGAGTTCGTCTCCCCGATCAAGGGGCCGAGCCTGGCGCAGATTACAACCGAGGTGGGAGCGGGCTTCAAGCCGGCCAAGGAGGGCGCACAGCTCTACGACAAGGATGTGGAGAAGCAGGCGAAGCAGCTGGGCCTTCAGGGCTGGTAA
- a CDS encoding carbohydrate ABC transporter permease: MTTILKRTYSYYFLLPAALIYIAIFLVPTLMSFFFSLTRWSLIEWKFIGLENFITFFEEPSLRIGFKNTLLYAVITCVLKVVLGLLLGVFLTSKIRTKGYLRSVIFFPTLVSTIAVGLAFSMMMHPTQGLINTTLAKLGIAGPDWLGNPDLALISVALVDVWKGVGFATVIYIAGILSIPEEYYEALQIDGGGALHKFWNIIVPLSRPATNSVIILSFIGGLRSFDLVWAMTKGGPGFSTDLIASIIYKQYQGGFYGLATAGNVILFLVVTLLAFPLYMYLNRKEAEL; encoded by the coding sequence ATGACCACGATATTGAAACGCACGTATTCCTATTATTTTCTGCTGCCTGCCGCCCTGATCTACATTGCGATTTTCCTGGTGCCGACCCTCATGTCGTTCTTCTTCAGCCTCACCCGATGGTCGCTGATCGAATGGAAATTCATCGGACTCGAGAACTTCATCACCTTCTTCGAAGAGCCTTCGCTGCGGATCGGATTCAAGAACACCCTGCTCTACGCCGTCATCACCTGCGTGCTCAAAGTGGTGCTGGGCCTGCTGCTCGGCGTCTTCCTGACATCAAAAATAAGAACCAAGGGTTACCTGCGGTCTGTCATATTCTTCCCTACGCTGGTCAGTACGATCGCGGTCGGTCTGGCCTTCAGCATGATGATGCACCCGACGCAGGGGCTTATCAACACGACGCTGGCGAAGCTTGGCATCGCCGGACCCGACTGGCTGGGCAATCCGGATCTGGCGCTGATCTCCGTGGCGCTCGTGGATGTGTGGAAGGGGGTGGGCTTCGCCACCGTCATCTATATTGCCGGGATTCTCTCGATTCCCGAGGAGTATTATGAAGCGCTGCAGATCGACGGCGGCGGTGCGCTGCACAAGTTCTGGAACATCATCGTGCCGCTGAGCCGGCCGGCCACCAACTCCGTCATCATTCTCTCGTTCATCGGGGGCCTGCGGTCGTTCGACCTCGTATGGGCGATGACCAAGGGGGGGCCGGGCTTTTCGACGGACCTCATCGCATCCATCATCTACAAGCAGTACCAGGGAGGCTTCTACGGACTGGCTACGGCCGGCAACGTGATC
- a CDS encoding response regulator produces MLKAAVFDDEYIVLQGLRAMIDWTGLGIELVGTAGDGLSALALFREERPDLIFTDIRMPGMDGLQLIEEVMREAPETYCIVFSGFNEFDYVKRAINLGVVDYLEKPITIESIEKAIGKVLGRVSEQQEMDAMKRKVEVSSRELLEKAVLELLMTGADAEGKWRETFGPHAAEVEAVTVLAAASEAFAPPDHPAYRAVPVKIGQERLHVLFHFLPPGQELWDELLGESEQAGTAVGCGRTYPRPAEAAESYRQAARALQSARFLGEKNLVRFEDLGERITAPEGLSEREEAVILSLRSGNREGLMEQAERFIASIQYGKLGIEAAEHEMLRLIYLAAEESKKNAGDAAGGPWESFMPHIEFREMAANGEVAAWFRRQIEKIADWSSSAREDTKHAAVTRARQYIEGHGTRDLTLQEVAEHVGMNPTYFSVLFKEEMGESYIKYLTRYRMELAKSLLLQGLKVQEVSEKVGYHTYRHFSEVFKKYTGVTPGQYKELSGLPAPPA; encoded by the coding sequence ATGCTGAAAGCAGCCGTATTTGATGATGAATACATCGTACTTCAGGGACTTCGGGCGATGATCGACTGGACGGGCCTCGGGATTGAGCTGGTCGGCACTGCTGGCGACGGGCTGTCTGCGCTGGCGCTTTTCCGGGAGGAGCGGCCGGACCTCATCTTCACGGACATCCGGATGCCCGGAATGGACGGGCTCCAGCTCATCGAGGAAGTGATGCGGGAAGCGCCGGAGACGTACTGCATCGTGTTCAGCGGGTTCAACGAGTTCGACTACGTGAAGCGGGCGATCAACCTGGGCGTCGTGGATTACCTGGAGAAGCCGATCACCATCGAGAGCATCGAAAAAGCCATTGGCAAGGTGCTGGGACGGGTCAGCGAGCAGCAGGAAATGGATGCGATGAAGCGGAAGGTGGAGGTCAGCTCCCGTGAGCTGCTGGAGAAGGCGGTGCTGGAGCTCCTCATGACCGGAGCGGATGCCGAAGGGAAGTGGCGGGAGACCTTCGGGCCGCATGCCGCGGAGGTGGAAGCCGTCACGGTGCTCGCGGCGGCTTCGGAAGCCTTCGCCCCGCCGGACCATCCCGCCTACCGGGCGGTGCCGGTGAAGATCGGGCAGGAGCGGCTGCATGTGCTCTTTCATTTCCTGCCGCCCGGCCAGGAGCTGTGGGACGAGCTGCTCGGCGAGTCGGAGCAGGCGGGCACAGCGGTCGGCTGCGGGCGGACGTATCCGCGCCCAGCGGAAGCGGCGGAGAGCTACAGGCAAGCGGCGCGTGCGCTGCAGTCGGCCCGCTTCCTCGGGGAGAAGAACCTGGTCCGCTTCGAGGATCTCGGCGAACGGATCACCGCGCCCGAAGGGCTCTCCGAGCGGGAGGAGGCCGTCATCCTCAGCCTGCGGTCCGGGAACCGGGAGGGGCTCATGGAGCAGGCGGAGCGGTTCATCGCGTCGATCCAGTACGGGAAGCTCGGGATTGAAGCGGCCGAGCACGAGATGCTGAGGCTCATCTACCTGGCGGCGGAGGAGTCGAAGAAGAACGCGGGCGACGCCGCGGGCGGGCCGTGGGAGAGCTTCATGCCGCACATCGAATTCCGGGAGATGGCCGCCAATGGGGAAGTGGCCGCCTGGTTCCGCCGGCAGATCGAGAAGATCGCCGACTGGAGCAGCTCGGCTCGCGAGGATACCAAGCATGCGGCCGTCACCCGGGCGAGGCAGTACATCGAAGGCCACGGGACGCGGGATCTGACGCTGCAGGAGGTGGCGGAGCATGTCGGCATGAATCCGACGTACTTCAGCGTGCTGTTCAAAGAGGAGATGGGCGAGTCGTACATCAAGTACCTGACCCGTTACCGGATGGAGCTGGCGAAGTCGCTGCTGCTGCAGGGGCTGAAGGTCCAGGAGGTCAGTGAGAAGGTCGGCTACCACACGTACCGCCATTTCTCCGAGGTTTTCAAGAAATATACCGGTGTCACGCCGGGTCAGTATAAGGAGCTCTCCGGGCTTCCTGCGCCTCCTGCGTAG
- a CDS encoding cache domain-containing sensor histidine kinase, whose amino-acid sequence MKSWLRMLIDKIRFQKLRRRFLAAMIGVALPPLFILGYVSFDTARDALTETNTQTNVKHLETSSEVADLLLRNLVNLNRAIVVNDEIREELIRSRTQSNYEQTDTSEWSANRLQKVISNNLFDTRFVTSICLMNLDYKIICSGRSDDAGQYEKEGKQPLIETSPWYQSANRAQGRVVFLGYDLFGEAKNTFSTVKLFRDAESPDGEPIGYLIVNVSNLIFSSIFNGADDAGGFMALAEAQDGLHTVYNDALPGTELPKEGNASEALNRLKEQGYLVSRYENQTTGWTFVHLMPMEELLRKSNKIGLYTAVLASLMALIALIVSVILSGSIVRPLLQIKKMMLDWTTGTRHFVTTFDNDEVGAIGETFKRVASENKELAERVVQSELKEREAELRALQAQIKPHFLYNTLDSIYWMAVLQKNHDIAQMAVSLSESFKLSLNKGQETIPVFKELKHIEHYMTIQNIRYNNRFRCEIEVEPAIMGMEIMKLLLQPLVENAIYHGLEPKVGEGAIRLTGVKDGEYLLFTVEDDGVGMADVGVTERGYGLRNVRERLQLSYGPTSSLTVYSEEGRGTRIELRFRPKTA is encoded by the coding sequence AGGCGGTTCCTCGCCGCCATGATCGGGGTGGCTCTGCCGCCGCTGTTTATTCTGGGCTACGTGTCATTCGATACGGCACGGGACGCCTTGACGGAGACGAATACGCAGACGAATGTGAAGCACCTCGAGACCTCCAGCGAGGTCGCCGACCTGCTGCTGCGCAATCTCGTCAACCTGAACCGCGCGATCGTGGTGAACGACGAAATCCGGGAGGAGCTGATCCGCAGCAGGACCCAGTCCAATTATGAGCAAACGGACACAAGTGAATGGTCCGCCAATCGGCTGCAGAAGGTGATCAGCAACAACCTGTTCGATACCCGGTTCGTGACCTCCATCTGCCTGATGAACCTCGACTATAAGATCATTTGTTCCGGCCGCTCCGATGACGCAGGCCAATACGAAAAAGAAGGCAAGCAGCCGCTTATCGAAACGTCCCCGTGGTACCAAAGTGCCAACCGCGCGCAGGGCCGGGTGGTGTTTCTCGGGTACGACCTGTTCGGCGAAGCCAAAAATACCTTCTCGACGGTGAAGCTCTTCCGGGATGCGGAGAGCCCCGACGGGGAGCCGATCGGCTACCTGATCGTCAACGTGTCGAACCTCATTTTCAGCAGCATCTTCAACGGGGCGGACGACGCGGGCGGATTCATGGCGCTGGCCGAGGCGCAGGACGGGCTGCATACGGTCTACAATGACGCGCTGCCGGGAACGGAGCTCCCGAAGGAGGGGAATGCGAGCGAGGCGCTGAACCGTCTCAAGGAGCAGGGCTATCTCGTCTCCCGCTACGAGAACCAGACAACGGGCTGGACATTCGTGCACCTGATGCCCATGGAGGAGCTGCTCCGCAAGTCGAACAAGATCGGCCTGTACACGGCCGTCCTTGCCTCGCTGATGGCGCTGATCGCGCTCATCGTCTCGGTCATTCTCTCGGGCAGCATCGTCCGGCCGCTGCTGCAGATCAAGAAGATGATGCTGGACTGGACGACCGGCACGCGGCACTTCGTCACCACCTTCGACAACGACGAGGTGGGGGCGATCGGGGAGACGTTCAAGCGGGTCGCCTCCGAGAACAAGGAGCTGGCGGAGCGGGTCGTGCAGTCGGAGCTCAAGGAGCGCGAGGCGGAGTTGCGGGCGCTGCAGGCGCAGATCAAGCCGCATTTTCTGTACAATACGCTCGATTCGATCTACTGGATGGCCGTGCTCCAGAAGAACCACGACATCGCGCAGATGGCCGTGTCGCTGTCCGAGAGCTTCAAGCTCAGCCTGAACAAGGGGCAGGAGACGATTCCGGTGTTCAAAGAGCTGAAGCACATCGAACACTATATGACGATCCAGAACATCCGGTACAACAACCGGTTCCGCTGTGAGATCGAGGTGGAGCCCGCCATCATGGGCATGGAGATCATGAAGCTGCTTCTGCAGCCGCTGGTGGAAAATGCGATCTACCACGGCCTGGAGCCCAAGGTGGGCGAAGGGGCGATCCGGCTGACGGGGGTGAAGGACGGGGAGTATCTGCTGTTCACCGTGGAGGATGACGGGGTAGGCATGGCGGATGTCGGGGTCACCGAACGGGGCTACGGCCTTCGTAATGTGCGGGAACGCCTGCAGCTCTCCTACGGACCGACGAGCTCGCTCACCGTCTACAGCGAAGAGGGCCGGGGAACCCGCATCGAGCTGCGCTTCAGGCCGAAGACGGCCTGA